A stretch of Triticum aestivum cultivar Chinese Spring chromosome 1D, IWGSC CS RefSeq v2.1, whole genome shotgun sequence DNA encodes these proteins:
- the LOC123180310 gene encoding uncharacterized protein: protein MEAKGAGERDALIDLESGNSVVISEHGHGMDANFAVSPPRTPPNGGLNRVMHTKDDGNQHMDCSSPAMETASKNGDDRKSEGEEKLGLLDSSGGEKAKKKRSSSKKPPRPPRPPTHLPLDASDQKLLNELNELALLKRARIERMKALKKMKNGKQGSSNSNFCPMIITIIFCLVILWQGFCSRQASGVSFHGSPESSVREHSSLISIRFYKKNHSNVRPHGSTSAAPNNYETHHRGWRSVPRGERPRHEHVGRA from the exons ATGGAAGCCAAGGGCGCGGGCGAGCGGGATGCTCTGATTGACCTGGAGAGTGGGAACAGCGTTGTTATCAGCGAGCATGGCCATGGAATGGATGCTAATTTTGCGGTGAGCCCACCCAGAACACCGCCAAATGGCGGGCTGAATCGCGTCATGCACACCAAGGATGACGGGAATCAGCACATGGATTGTTCCTCGCCCGCCATGGAAACCGCTTCCAAGAATGGAGATGACAGGAAGTCCGAAGGGGAGGAGAAGCTGGGCCTTCTGGACAGTTCTGGAGGTGAGAAGGCAAAGAAGAAGCGGTCCAGCTCCAAGAAGCCCCCGCGGCCACCGAGGCCGCCGACGCATTTGCCGTTGGATGCTTCTGACCAGAAGCTCCTCAACGAGCTGAATGAGCTTGCTTTGTTGAAGCGGGCAAGGATTGAGCGGATGAAGGCTTTGAAGAAGATGAAGAATGGCAAACAGGGTTCCTCAAATAGCAATTTTTGTCCCATGATCATCACCATTATCTTCTGCCTCGTCATACTCTGGCAAG GGTTTTGCTCCAGGCAAGCATCTGGAGTAAGCTTCCACGGATCACCTGAATCTTCAGTTAGAGAGCATAGCAGCCTGATCTCCATCCGGTTCTACAAGAAGAACCATTCTAACGTCAGACCTCACGGTTCCACCTCCGCGGCTCCCAA CAACTACGAGACGCACCACCGGGGCTGGAGATCCGTCCCGAGGGGGGAACGGCCGCGGCACGAGCACGTCGGCCGGGCATGA
- the LOC123180313 gene encoding pentatricopeptide repeat-containing protein At3g48810 — protein sequence MCSTKCRLLLRRLHDRHFSTAPPPNHRKSNPQVTIRWPERYRPSTDAGDTARAHEATVRRLAAAGDVDGVQYALQEMRLRGVACPEGALVAAICAFARAGAADRALKTFYRAHDLGCAAPTVRVYNHLLDALLRENLVGAVVPVYDNMRKAGVEPNVYTYNLLMKALCQNDRVDAARKMLDEMARKGCQPDAVSHTTIVSALCKLGRVDEARRVVAETVPVCSSYNAVVHALCRQFRMLEVLSVIDEMIHRGLHPEPATYTSIVDALCKAGELRMACAILARMVTEGCAPNVQTFTVLVKGFFDDGKAHDAIGMWNWMVAEGWAPTTISYNVLIRGLCHTGDLKRASSVFTGMEQNGCFPDVRTYSTLIDGFSKAGDLDGAMSIWNDMTNAGFKPNVVVYTNMVDVLCKKAMFDQAENLIDKMSMENCPPNTLTFNTLIRSLCECGRVGRALSVFHGMGRYGCSPNDRTYNELLHGLFREGNCEDALRMLIEMLNHGLELTLVSYNTTISGLCQMGRNKEAIILLGRMIVQQIQPDAFTFNAIIHAYCKEGNVKAAAWMLGRMNAVNCPRNIVAYTSLMSGLCSQHRLDDAMVYLLKMLYEGICPNEATWNVLVRGIFTHMGTIGPMHLIEHIYEDL from the coding sequence ATGTGTTCGACCAAATGCCGCCTCCTGCTCAGGCGGCTCCACGACCGCCATTTCTCCACCGCCCCGCCACCTAACCACCGGAAGAGCAACCCGCAAGTCACCATCCGGTGGCCGGAGCGATACAGGCCCTCTACCGATGCCGGAGACACGGCGAGGGCCCATGAGGCCACCGTCAGGAGGCTCGCGGCGGCAGGCGACGTGGACGGCGTCCAGTACGCCCTGCAGGAGATGCGGCTGCGCGGGGTGGCGTGCCCCGAGGgggccctcgtcgccgccatctGCGCCTTCGCCCGCGCCGGCGCGGCCGACCGCGCGCTCAAGACGTTCTACCGCGCGCACGACCTGGGGTGCGCGGCGCCCACCGTGCGGGTGTATAACCACCTGCTCGACGCGCTGCTCCGGGAGAACCTGGTCGGTGCGGTGGTGCCGGTCTACGACAACATGAGGAAGGCCGGCGTCGAGCCCAACGTGTACACCTACAACCTGCTCATGAAGGCGCTGTGCCAGAACGACCGGGTCGACGCCGCGCGCAAGATGCTCGACGAAATGGCCAGGAAGGGCTGCCAGCCAGACGCGGTGAGCCATACGACGATCGTTTCTGCGCTGTGCAAGCTGGGCAGGGTGGACGAGGCCAGGAGGGTCGTGGCAGAGACGGTGCCTGTGTGCTCATCGTACAATGCCGTCGTTCACGCGCTCTGCAGGCAGTTCAGGATGCTGGAGGTGCTCTCGGTTATCGACGAGATGATTCACCGGGGACTGCACCCAGAACCTgccacgtacacaagcatagtcgATGCGCTCTGCAAGGCCGGGGAGCTGAGGATGGCTTGCGCCATTTTGGCTAGGATGGTAACCGAAGGTTGTGCTCCAAATGTTCAAACATTCACTGTGTTGGTCAAAGGGTTCTTCGATGATGGAAAGGCGCATGACGCGATTGGCATGTGGAATTGGATGGTGGCTGAAGGATGGGCACCAACGACAATCTCTTACAATGTTCTCATCCGTGGCCTTTGCCACACTGGTGATCTAAAGAGGGCATCGTCTGTTTTCACTGGCATGGAGCAAAACGGTTGTTTTCCTGATGTAAGGACCTATTCTACTCTCATTGACGGATTCTCCAAAGCTGGGGACCTAGATGGTGCCATGTCAATATGGAATGACATGACAAATGCTGGTTTCAAGCCAAACGTTGTTGTTTATACAAATATGGTGGATGTGCTTTGCAAGAAGGCGATGTTTGATCAGGCAGAGAATCTCATTGATAAGATGTCGATGGAAAATTGTCCTCCTAACACATTGACATTCAACACCTTGATCAGAAGCCTGTGTGAATGCGGAAGAGTGGGAAGAGCCTTGAGTGTGTTCCATGGTATGGGAAGATATGGATGCTCTCCAAACGACAGGACTTACAATGAGTTGCTTCATGGTCTTTTCAGGGAAGGAAACTGCGAAGACGCTCTTCGAATGCTGATCGAGATGCTAAACCATGGGCTTGAGTTGACTCTAGTATCTTACAACACTACTATTAGTGGTCTGTGCCAGATGGGAAGGAACAAAGAAGCTATAATTCTTCTCGGGAGGATGATAGTCCAACAAATTCAACCAGATGCATTCACTTTCAATGCGATAATTCACGCTTACTGCAAGGAAGGGAATGTCAAGGCTGCTGCTTGGATGTTAGGTCGAATGAATGCAGTTAATTGTCCACGCAACATAGTTGCATACACAAGTCTGATGTCAGGGCTGTGCAGTCAGCACAGGTTGGATGATGCCATGGTCTATCTCTTGAAGATGTTATATGAAGGTATATGTCCAAATGAAGCAACATGGAATGTGTTGGTCCGTGGGATATTTACACACATGGGCACCATCGGACCAATGCACTTGATTGAGCATATTTACGAAGATTTATAA